Part of the Equus caballus isolate H_3958 breed thoroughbred chromosome 5, TB-T2T, whole genome shotgun sequence genome is shown below.
CCAACTAACGTGTACCTAAAGCAATGAGCGGAGAAAAAGAGGTCTGTTTCATTTACACATATTTGACTTCTCTTAAATTCTCTAGACtatcatcttaaaatatttactacatgggttggccccatggccgagtggttaagtgagcGTGCTcttgcttcggcggcccgggttcaccagCTTAGATgctggacgtggacctacacactgctcatcaagccatgctgtggctgcaccCCACCTAGAGGAGCTAgggtgacttacaactaggatatacaactatgtactggggctttggagagaaaaaaagacaaaaaaaagtttaCTACACCAGTAGATGCAGACAAAACCATAGTTGATCAAAGTTCATACGGcagttgaaaggaaaagaaaaaaccctaaaTTTAAAAAGGTGACCTCCAAAGGATAAAAAACGTATAAGACACGCAAAacgttttttttattttagtgtggCACCTGTTAGAAAATGTTCAAgcgttttaaaacattttaaaatgatatagatgcttgaatattttatatttctgagttCTAAAAGATCAACACGGGCTTCATAGTATAATAAAATGTACACATATTTAAAGGGTTCAAAGTACTCCCAGATTCAATATTAATGATATTAATGATCCAAACATCTGTATTTAGTACAGGAGATGAGTGAGACTGACATTTTTACTTTCTAAAGAACAGGGACTCACAGAGTAAAATATCATAATTCAATTTGCAgatgttaaatgagaaaatgaatataaagttTTCAGCAGTGTCTAAGACACTGATGATACTCAGTGAGTGAGTTCCTTTTCCCTACATAGAGAATTTACAAAAGACCTTATGTCAGAATGATATTTTCACAttaggaataaatattttttgttgttggattgtttctttttttgtgtgaggaagactggtcctgagctaacatttgttgccaatcttcctctttttgcttgaggaagactgtcgctgagttaacatctgtgccaatcttcctctattttatgtgagatgccgccacagtgtggcttgattagtggtgctaggtccatgcctgggatctgaatctgcagaCCCtaagctgccaaagtggagcatgcgaacctaaccactacactattgggccagcccctagggatAAATGTTTTTAACCCATGATATTTTATAACAGGTTGTTTGCATACAGAAAAAGCCATAGGCAAATTCACTATTGAGGTAAATTGAACATTGGTTTCATATTTAACACTTGAAGAATTTCAGCAAGTTGTCATCAAActatcacaatttttttcttttactaatcaCATTTGTTATAATGAGTCACATATGTACTAAAATCTAACAAATGAGAGCATTTGATGTTATCAGAAATCTTCCTTTCTTGCCCCATTTTACTAAATTTAACTGTGATGAGCTCATGATGAAGAATCTTTGAACAGAGGGGCTGTTTTATTGCTCCTAACTTATAAACACCAGTCACAAATCTAAAAACTTCCATGTTAAATcctaatttgtcttttcatttgttagtGAGTGTTTAATATGCCAAAACTTACCCTGTGTTACATGAGAAAGAGATAGCTGCACCAAATAATATGTCTGTTTGTATTTTGACATGACCATTTGGTATTTCTCCAGGAGTGGGACATGCTTTTTCTAGAAGAGAatacaaattgatttttttcattaaattatcaGGCACATCTATGCAAATTCATCATCTTAACCACCGATATTTCTTATCCTTAGACTTTTTTTAATCTGGTGTCTTCATTTTATAAGTTTCAAAAAAGCaacatatttagaatatatacTATTTCATTCTGGGTAAGCTTAAACTAATTCAATGTGAAATCTGTGAGTAAATGCATATTCCTATCTCATAAACATTTAGTTTGCCTAATTTAAAATAACATGACTCTAATGATTCTTTTAAGAATCATCTTAAATAATAATGTGGACACATAGACTTCCAGCATGAATGAAGAAATACTATTTCCCCAAACACCATATGATTAAGAGTACTCTTTAAAACTATACTCACTTTTGCAAAATTCATCTGGTTTGGACCACGTAAAATTCTGAAGGCAAGTTAGTGTTCCTGATAGAGAACGGTCCCTTCTGTAGCCCATTCGGCACTCATATTCCACAGTGGAACCCGCTGGGAAATAATTCTGGTTGCGATAAGGGTTTTGGAGAGATGCAAAAGGCAGCCTGGGTGGAACATCACAGCTACCTAAAGATGTTagcaaaagcaacaacaacaaaaagcaatatcactttattttataatttctgtttaaATATCTGGTTCTTCCATCATCCCTTTTTCTGTACTTCTTTGCACATATTTAGTATTTAACTGTATTAATATCACTCTGGCACTTACACCATAGCAAGCATATTCACATATATACTTTCATTTCCTAACTATCAGAGGCCTGTGAAGCAGATTTGCTACATAGACCTCACTATGCCCACAATTCAGAAAATACAACCCATTTAAGTTGCCTGGCACGATTTTAGCACTGACTCAATAAATTCCAGCTCCCTTACCCCGCCCCATGTAGCACAGGGGTGGATGAGAACTGATATTTCCAGACCCCTGGCTACTGTCCTGGACAACagtaatagctaatattttttgaatgcttCTAACTGTTCTACATACATACACTCATTTAACCCCCACAACCACCCATGGGGACAACGATCAGATGAGCCACCAGTGTACATAGAagtatttacaaattaaaaaaacatctGGGCCAATGTGAATTTATAGAGGCATGGTATAGTGGAAGGGGTACTGGACTTCTGGCCAAAAGACTCaggtttgaaccctggctctcCTGAATAAGAGCTGCTGATCTCAAGGAAGTTACTGAACTTCTGGGGGCCTGTTCCCTCaactgtaaagtgaggataagaGTCCCTACTCACCTCATGGAGTTGTCTGGAGGATTAGATAAAGTAATACATGCAGAAGAGTTATAAACTCTAAAACATGATACACATGCAAAGGCTTATGTACTTCAACCTACTGCCTTCTATCATGGAGAGATAAAAACAAGTTAAAACCAATTTCCTCCCTGGTTTCAAAAAGTACTTGTGACAGTTTCTATATTTACTGGAGCTTCCATTGCTCCAAGTTGTTCAAAGGCGGGAATCAAGTCTTATCTTTATCTCTACTTGTATATGTGAAAGCTAATAGAGGGCTATGCCTATAAAGATTGATTTTGAGGCAAATATGGAGAACTTCTTAAAATGCCACCACAGAGTTCAATTGGTAAGCCCTACTctacaaaatgaaatttaagaaaacagagCACCTGAGTTATGCGTCTCATAAACATATTCATACATAATTTACTCCCTAAGCAGTAcctattgtttattttctctattagtTCAGGAGGTACAgtattagggaagaaaaaaaaacacctgttaATGAAGAAGCAGGACCTATTCTTGGAAGTAATGCCGTCAATTAACTGGAGTATGAAGTGCCAACAGGCATACTCTGGGGTTTAATAATGCTAGAAAACTATCAATTACGAGTCACTCCGAAGACGTTTAAAATTAAACGTAACAAGGTACATTCCATTCCCATAACTTttctaaaaagaaacgaagaactTACGATTACAAAATTCTGCAACCTCTGACCATTTATCGTTCTCAAGACAGACCACTGAGTCTGGCTTGCCAGGAACTTTTACAAAGCCTTCATCACATTTGTATGTCACTGTGGTTTGTTTAGGAAAACTTGTAAGCTCTCCCAAAGTTGGTTGGGCATTAGGCACATCTGGGGGATGGCTGCAGTCACCTAGGGAGGAAAAAACAGAACTGAAGGAAATACCACTTCGCTATATATAGCAACATTTCTTTCCCAAGAAGAGTGAGGGAAGCAGCAATGGCTTCTGAAGCGCAGGTAACATTTTCCATCCAGTGCCGAACTGACGCACCAAGAACTTGCTAGGCTTCCTGACTTGTCAATTAATTCACGACTAAAATGAGTCGAGAATAAACCCCTCCCCTtcattattaaaaggaaaaagtggtTTAGAATTTATCTGCACATAGATACTGTTGCTAGGCACGCACTAAAGACAGACGCCCCTTGTAACGTTACATCTGGAGGAGACAAAGTGCAAATTTGGACCGCCATGCGCTGCACACGACTGGACTTTGTTTAGAGTGGTCAGCTATTTGGCCTCCCATCCTTAAGGAAATTTTGAGAGTTTGAGAATTCACTCTCTTCGAGCCCTGCCTTTCGGCTTGCCGGTGTTTGGCTGCTCCGCAAACTCAGTCTGTGCTTTCTCAACCCTCCACGCCTCACTCCTAAAGCTACGCGAGCTGGGGTCCTGCACATCAAGACCCCTAACTGCAGATTAGGCGCGAAGATGCACTTCCTCTTAAAGACAGAGGATTACGGGAACAATGACCGATGCCCACATTTCTCACCTCCCCGGGTCCCCAGACTTCTCGGTTGTCACGGAGACGGACCCAGCCCCTCCCACACAGCCTAAGGGTTTACCTAGCCGGGCTGGGTCCCTCGACCCCCACTCACCCCGCGCAGCCGGCggacacagcagcagcagcacggGCAGCCAGCCAAGGAGGCGCAGCACTGTGGGGGCGCTCCGCCGCGCGGGACTCATGGCGCGCGGGGAGAGGGACCTGGCGCCGGGACTCCGCGGCCTCCTCCACACTAAGACCTGGCGGGCTCGAGCAAGGAGCTGTAAGTAGAGCAGCGCCTAGCTCACAAGTGAGTTAAATTAGCGCCTTGGGCGGGGCCAGGGCTCTGAATCACCAAAGGGTGCGGCGAAGAGAGGGGTGGAGAAGTTTTTTGCTCGCGCCAGGTGCAGGGCGGGGTAAGGGCGGGGGTTCTAGTGTCACTGGTCTCGGGGGACCCTAAATTAGGAAAGAGGGGTCCTGGGCGGGGAGAGGAATTCTGTGGCTCAGGATGCTGGGActtcttctttctgtttgctAGGGTGGGTCCTGCGATGAGCAGTCATCTGGAACTGTAAGTGTGTGCTGAGTAAACAAAAAATTGAGGGGAacggaggagagaggagaggttCAAGCGGCTTTGCTCCCTGGGAATCTGTATTAGTTTAAGTGGAAATTAAGCGTGCTTGAGTGCTGGAAAGCTGAGCCATAGGGGCAGTGGATTCCCAGATAGCGCTTGGAAGCTGAGAAATAGTGCCCACCCAGGGACCTGGTGCCTTCAACCTGGAGTTACGTCAAATGCCAACAAGAGGATGGGAAAAAAACGACGGAGTGTGTTGTCTCGTAGGACACTCCGTAATCTGACATCAGCAAGTGGGAAATGACCCAGGAAAACAGGTCGAGCAACACAGCAGGCGTGGTCTTTGCTTATACCATGTTTGGGTGGGAGTCACTCTTGTCAGGGTTCCTCCTATTTACCAAAGACACCATGACTTCCACTGTGGGATTATTCTAGTCTGACTGCAGAGAGAAATTCACCACCCACGGACTGTGCGTGTGTGTTGGGCGGGGAGAAAGATGACAAAAGTAACAACCAGATGCTAAATAATAGGGTGGTGGATTTGAAGAGGAAAGTCTGGTAGAAGACCTTCAGTATACGCCGTGGTTTGCGAGGCTGGCTACACGTTAGAATTACAtggggagctttttaaaagtccAGGTGCTCAAACCACACCTCAGACAAGTTAAATGAAAATCTCTGGGGATGGGACAGGGGCATCAGGATTATTTAAAGTGCAGCCAGGTTGAGAACCACAGATTTATATGGTGCTGGTCAGAGTAAAGATCCACCCAGCCCAGCACTGTCGGTGTCAAAAACACTAAAGGACATTGATGGACAGTCCACTTACTCATCTTCATGGAGACTAACCCCATGTTTCACTTTAGTAATTTACCTGGCTCTGGTTGGCACAGCCCTACTCTAGATTTCCTATCCTCGTCAACACCTTACCTGCTTAAGCAAAATCCCTGACTTGGCCCAGGGATTTCGTTTTTCGTTTTCGATATTTGTTGCATCCTGTCatgattttctttcctaaatCCTTTCTGATCACTCTTGATTGGTTAGTGTGAGTTTTATAAGGAGGAAACTAACAGTTTTCAACAGTAGCATTTTCTCTGACTCATGCTTACTGTACTGAACTGAACCCTGTGTCATCCAATGCTGGAAGCAATCCTATAGGGATTCCAGAAAAGGAATGCCTGTGGGCTTTCATTGAAACCTATCAGCATTAAAACATTCTAGGATTAGAAGTCAGGGAGGGGGGCTTTTAAAATCATCTAGTGTGACCCTCATATTTGACATTAAAACACCTTACTTTTACTCCCGTATCTGATAGAAAAACACAAAGTGTATCGGAGCCCAGCAGTGTTTTAGAAGTGATACCAGATCTTCATTCATTCTCCCTCAGAGACTTCCATGACATTAACCACCTCTCCCTTCTGCCACGCTGTTAAAGGCAGGTAGTCTTCATTCCTGCTTGAGCTCGTGTGAAAGGCAAAGTGGCATCGTGAAAAAGAGCTGAGAGTCATGGCCTGTTATGGAGCTGTCAGAAGACTTAACTTTGAGGCCTGTTAGAGCTAAGGATTAAGTGAATGTTATAGctttttatccaaagaaaacattGAGTTCTGCaaagtgtcaaaaaaaaaaattatcacccAGCTTAGTGACACTAATGCTCTAAGCGTTCACTTTCCAAAATACTTAGTTCTTGAtgatatcttttgttttttaaaaaaggaactttTATGAGAAATAACTGGGTGGATTCTCTAGTAATACTTATGACCACCCCAAAAATTTCGACATTCTacaggcaaaggaaaaaaaggtctACTACCCATTTACTCAGTTTAGAAAAAGGATCTATAATAAAAACCTACACATtattaaggaaaattaaatattgcAAACTTGTAACTTActgaagattattttaaataatggccTCAATTTGTTGTGTTCCAATTACTTCATATACCTTATACCGTTTCACAACTTCATGAAGTGGAGAAAATTGTCCACATTCCATAGATTAGGAAACAAGTTGAGAAGCGAAGTAATTTACCAAAATCTGTGCAGCCAAGTGATCGGGCCAGACTATAAATCTAGTTTGTCTGATTCCAAAACCTATATTTGCCTCTCCTACTCTACCACGCTACGTTCTTTTTATTGGAATCGGTCAGCAAAGACTTCTTCTATGTGGAGGACACTGAACTAGGTATTTTGGGAGGTGGTTTGAGACCCCAGCTGCGTCTGGTATCAGCAGTGGTCCTGAGTCTTCGTACTTGGTCTACCAAAAACTAGCTATGCATTCTCAGCTGAGTCACTCTgccctcagggcctcagtttcacATTGATTAAGAAAGAGTTTGGGACTAAAATAGTCTCCATAGAGCTTTCCAATTCCAAAACAATACACTTGTATAATTAGGTCAAAAgacgttaaaaaaaaatagaaaataggtcTTTGATTTTAGCAGAGCTTAGGAACACAGCTCTAACCCCTGTTCCAGGAACCATATAATGACTAAATCAAAGGCTTTTAATAAATTGGAGGGCACTTAGTACTCAGAAGCACATTAAGAAAATGCCAATAGTTGTGTTCAAGAATCTAAAATCTATTAGGGAGGTTTTATGTGACAAAGGCTATAAGAATGTCACAATCAATGTAGTGTGGggctcagaaaagagagaaaggaacatgGCAATTGGGGTGGAGGAGGCTAACAGCCTAGCGACTCAGCTAAATATGACAAATAAGTATCAACGCAATagggaaaaaacatgaaaagcGATAGGAAGAGTATGGGCCAAAGTTTGGGGTCAGGTAAAGGTCAGTTGATTCCAAGAATAGTGAGGAGTCTAATTAGGCAGAACATGGGGGACTGAATTGGATCAATGGAAGAAGATCTTGAGAGAGAGGCTGACAAGAGATTTGAGAGAGCCATAAATACGAGGCTTTGGCATCTTATGCTGTTCACAAGCATTGAAGAGctgttgaagatttttttaatccttttgttttttaagtatgcatttttggtgaggaagattggccctgagctaacatctgttgccaatcttcctcttttttttctcccccaaagctccagtacgtagttgtatatcctaggtgtaaatccttctaggtcttctatgtgggacgctgccacagcatgtcttgaggagtggtgtgtagatctgcgcccaggatccgaaccggcaaaccctgggccgccaaagtggaattcgtgaactttaaccactatgccactaggccggcctcatcgattttaagcagggaagtaCAAGGTTAACTTGTAAGTTGTGTGCAAGATGCTGCAATGCAAGTGACTCTGTAAGCAAAGACCCAATTTAGCTAACTATACAATAATCCAGTCATTTAGGATTGGAGAacagaaatgtctttctttttagttttaaaattagcAAATCTACATTATGGAACAGTCTTGTTACTCTAAAAAAGCCCTGACACAATTATTATGTTCATTTGAGTTTCCATGTCTGTTCTGACCAAAGAAACTTCAAAGGAAGAACCCACAGAATTTGGTGACTGATTAGATAAGGAGCAAGACAAAAAACGTTAACAGTGACTCAGAGGTTTGGTGTCTATGAGACCAGGGGCCCTATTTAAAAGAGCTATTCATTGCAAAGTCAAGAGGTAATTTAGGGAAGAAATAACAAATTGGCCTGTACACTTGTTGGATTTAAAATGCCTTGGCAGGGTGTCTATGAGATGTACACCATGAGGTGGAAATGTGGGAGAAATTGAGCCAGATCATGAGACACGGCTGAAGGCCAGGTAACCAAGGGAGAGGCTGTGTACAGAAACTCAAGAGGCCCACAGGGTGAGTCTTGGGGGACCCCGCAGTAGAGTGCAAACAataaaagggaaggagagggtaGTGGGAAAAGAAGAGGATAGTGCAATTTCCTGAAAGCCCGGAATACAAGACAGTTAGCCAAATGTTAACACCCTCATTGTAGGTGAGGCAACTGGTGTTTAGGGAAGTTACCTAACTAGCCCCAAACCACAGGGCTTGTGAGGGGTGGAGCTGGGCCTTAGGACCTGAACTGCTCTGTTATACTGCTCaggcctcacctcctccaggaatgCTCCCTGTTCCCGGTGTGAGACCCAGAACCTATGCTACACCAAAGTTCTGCATGTGTCAGTTCCTCAAGTCTAAGGAATCAGTCTATTTCATACTTGCATTCATAATTCCGCCTAGAATTATTCCCAACTTATCTTAAAATGACCCAGGGAAAACCAAAACTTTGTATTGAGGTATTTGTCATGCAGCTGAAAATGAGTACAGTTGTGCCTTGCAGAATAAGtgaagtgtatttttaaaaaataaatgaaaaaaattagcagattcctgtttctttttttttttttttagttggcacctgagttaacaactgttgccaatcttctttttttttcttcttcttcttcttctccccaaagccccccagtacatagttatatattctagttgtaggaccttctggttgtggcatgtgggacgccacctcaggatggcctgatgagcagtgccatgtctgcacccaggatccgaaccagtgaaaccctgggctgctgaagcagagtgggcgaacttaaccacttggccacagggccggcccagctTCCTGTTTCTTATAAGGGAAGTTTATTCTCCAGGAATTCTCTTATCAAGGTATCTATGTACTGCATTAGACAGTACTTTTTTTGACCAGGTGTAAGTTTAGCAATACCTAGTAAAAGTGGCATAACATCATGTGACATTTTCACCTGACTTGATGGCATCTTGCCTTGCTTCGGGCTTCCTTGTGGGTGTGAGGAAAGGCTGAGGAGCCAAACAGAAGTGTAAGGCTTGATTCACACAAGCAAATGTTTCTTTGCCAAGCCCTAATTTTCTGAGACACCAGTGAATTTTTGCTGAAGTGGAGGTAGAGGCAGGAGCCAGTACACTTTtgtatggggtgtgtgtgtgtgtggtgtatgtgtgtgaatatatgtatatgagtatggtatgtgtgtacgtgtgtgtgactgtgtgtaagaaaatgtgtatgtgagtgtatgAATGTGtattagtgtgtgtgtatggacaTGTATGTATTAGTGTATGtgtgaggatgtgtgtgtgttagtgtgtgtgtgcctATATACATATgtgaatgtatgtatatattagtgtgtgtgagtatatgtgtatgtgagtgtatgtatttgtgtgtgtgcctgtgtgagtatatgtgtatgtaaacGTGTGCAAGTGTGTGATGGAAGACAATATAGCCCAGGGACTAAGTGGGTGGATTTGGGAGTCAAACCATTTTAGGGTCGAATACTGACTCCATTGTCCTTACTTTCTGTGTGGTCTGGTATTCAACTGCTCTGTGCCACAAAttactcatttataaaacagGTGTAATAATATTACTTACCTCATAGGGGTTTTGTGacagataaatgaaataatgtctgtAAAGCATTTGGTATGTTGCTTGGcccacagtaaatgctcaataaatattagcaataatTGATGGCATTGACTGACCAGAATGAGCATTTCATATACCAAGACCTGCCCATTTTTCATGTAACCTATAAAAAAGGACATGTCATGCCATAGAATctgaaaaatctataaaatatatataaaatttccaaAGGACATGCTAATAGTGTTGAGATAATTCAGTTTTAATCTCCTTATTTTTTCCCCACCCAGTAGAATTTGTTCTTTGGCAAAGATTAGGTCATTTATAAAGATCAGGATTTGTTTAAACATTGGCCTCTTTCCCTATCTCCATGCAGTCCCATCTGCATTATAGCCTTGATTTATGATCTTGCAAATTACAAAGCAGAATTACAATCTGAGCTCATTAGAATTACACAAGGGtgaggagagaagaaataaatttgtatttaaagaTCACGACGTGCCATGTGCTGACTCCTAGCTTGTGACCTAACTTCGCTGCTTGACCATCTCAGCAATGCTGCGAGTAAAATATTATTACATCCATTTTCACATGATGACAGAGAGGTTCAGAGGGGAAAATAATTGGACCAAAGGATACAGATGGAAAAGCCAAGGGCTAAGTAGCTCTAAAATTATGCTCCTTCCTACGCCTTatatttgttggtgtataattaaagttaaatgtatTGTTGATATTTCTCAGAAGTGTTAATTAGTAAGTAAATATTTTCCTACCACTTTCCTTTCAGTTGTCAAATAAAAGGCATTTACCTAAATGATGGGcatttccttaagataaattgTACTTTCTCATGTAAAGCCAAATAGTCTGCTGTAAAGAAGGCAATTTGCCTCAAGCAAAGAATAATTGCAATTGCTGTTGAAAATGCAACTCTTTCCTCAAGGTCCCTGTCTATTACCACCTCCTCTAatacttattttgtgttttaaagattggcacctgagctaacagctgttgccaatgtttttttctcttcttctccccaagcccccccagtatatagttgtatactctagttgtgggtccttctggttccactgcgtgggacgccgcctcagcatggcctgatgagaggtacttggtctgcacccaggatccaaactggcgaaaccctggtccaccaaagtagagagtgcgaacttaaccacttggccacagggccagcccctaagatttctgtaatttctctaCGTTTCCCCTTCTACACGTCAACCTTTGTGTTTCAAAGCACTTTGGCACTGCTTCCTGGAAGCTTCTTAGTCTGTTCTGCCACATATGAGCTAATTGAAGCACAAGTTTAAATCTCAGGGAGATTTGAATTTATTGAGGACAAATATGATGTctaatttatctttgtatcctttACTCCCTAGTGTAGTGCAATACCATGCACAGAGTAGacactgaataaatgtttgttaaattgtATTTACCAGTCTATCTTCATGACCCTAGAATTTGCcaacttattaaaaaaatgctACAGATATGTTGAGTAAAACATTGTTTCAACCTTTGGCCATTTCTCTGTCTTAATTCATAGTATAGGTAAACTTTTCCTAACCTCTATACCTATTCAATAggtagaaaaaagaggaaagagttttccagaataAAAGAGCTCTATAACATGGTTTTGAGTTTATCTGGGAAATACATGGAAGTGAGctcattttcatattctttacCTTTCTCTCTACTTGAAACCTGCTTTACTTCAAATAATGATACCTTTATCCACCCAGACGTGGGTGCCTCCCCTTCTGTTGCTTCAATtactttaagatattttatgaaGGAAGATATTGGAATGGCCAAAGTAAGCACAGAAAAaatgtgttcaacatcattatttatcagggaaatgcaaatcaaagcacAATGAGATAACTACTAAACAActactagaatgactaaaatttagaaagacttcagtcttttaaaaattcatgtgttggtgaggacatcgaacaactggaactctcatgaATTGCTAgcgagaatgtaaaatggtacaaccactttgcaAAACATTTCGGTAActtattataaagttaaacaGATACCTTATGATGCAACAATTCTAAGCATTGACccagggaaaataaa
Proteins encoded:
- the CD55 gene encoding complement decay-accelerating factor isoform X27, giving the protein MSPARRSAPTVLRLLGWLPVLLLLCPPAARGDCSHPPDVPNAQPTLGELTSFPKQTTVTYKCDEGFVKVPGKPDSVVCLENDKWSEVAEFCNRSCDVPPRLPFASLQNPYRNQNYFPAGSTVEYECRMGYRRDRSLSGTLTCLQNFTWSKPDEFCKKKACPTPGEIPNGHVKIQTDILFGAAISFSCNTGYTLVGSSFSYCSLEGENVKWTDPLPECKEIACPSPPAIANGIILEQHDTYIYRQSITYKCEKGFTLVGGNSIHCTVKDGQGEWSGPPPECKDSSQISKVTPAVQKPTTVDVTATEAPSTPQKTSAVNVTATQNLAVPSTTTRFHTTSTSKGQ
- the CD55 gene encoding complement decay-accelerating factor isoform X20; amino-acid sequence: MSPARRSAPTVLRLLGWLPVLLLLCPPAARGDCSHPPDVPNAQPTLGELTSFPKQTTVTYKCDEGFVKVPGKPDSVVCLENDKWSEVAEFCNRSCDVPPRLPFASLQNPYRNQNYFPAGSTVEYECRMGYRRDRSLSGTLTCLQNFTWSKPDEFCKKKACPTPGEIPNGHVKIQTDILFGAAISFSCNTGYTLVGSSFSYCSLEGENVKWTDPLPECKEIACPSPPAIANGIILEQHDTYIYRQSITYKCEKGFTLVGGNSIHCTVKDGQGEWSGPPPECKDSSQISKVTPAVQKPTTVDVTATEAPSTPQKTSAVNVTATQNLAVPSTTTRFHTTSTSKGAVIIASGCTEFCGERNAASIPG
- the CD55 gene encoding complement decay-accelerating factor isoform X22 encodes the protein MSPARRSAPTVLRLLGWLPVLLLLCPPAARGEWGSRDPARLGDCSHPPDVPNAQPTLGELTSFPKQTTVTYKCDEGFVKVPGKPDSVVCLENDKWSEVAEFCNRSCDVPPRLPFASLQNPYRNQNYFPAGSTVEYECRMGYRRDRSLSGTLTCLQNFTWSKPDEFCKKKACPTPGEIPNGHVKIQTDILFGAAISFSCNTGYTLVGSSFSYCSLEGENVKWTDPLPECKEIACPSPPAIANGIILEQHDTYIYRQSITYKCEKGFTLVGGNSIHCTVKDGQGEWSGPPPECKDSSQISKVTPAVQKPTTVDVTATEAPSTPQKTSAVNVTGAVIIASGCTCITLTVWLMMLVTIG
- the CD55 gene encoding complement decay-accelerating factor isoform X14; this encodes MSPARRSAPTVLRLLGWLPVLLLLCPPAARGEWGSRDPARLGDCSHPPDVPNAQPTLGELTSFPKQTTVTYKCDEGFVKVPGKPDSVVCLENDKWSEVAEFCNRSCDVPPRLPFASLQNPYRNQNYFPAGSTVEYECRMGYRRDRSLSGTLTCLQNFTWSKPDEFCKKKACPTPGEIPNGHVKIQTDILFGAAISFSCNTGYTLVGSSFSYCSLEGENVKWTDPLPECKEIACPSPPAIANGIILEQHDTYIYRQSITYKCEKGFTLVGGNSIHCTVKDGQGEWSGPPPECKDSSQISKVTPAVQKPTTVDVTATEAPSTPQKTSAVNVTGTEAPSPPQKTSAVNVTATQNLAVPSTTTRFHTTSTSKGAVIIASGCTEFCGERNAASIPG
- the CD55 gene encoding CD55 molecule (Cromer blood group) precursor, with protein sequence MSPARRSAPTVLRLLGWLPVLLLLCPPAARGDCSHPPDVPNAQPTLGELTSFPKQTTVTYKCDEGFVKVPGKPDSVVCLENDKWSEVAEFCNRSCDVPPRLPFASLQNPYRNQNYFPAGSTVEYECRMGYRRDRSLSGTLTCLQNFTWSKPDEFCKKKACPTPGEIPNGHVKIQTDILFGAAISFSCNTGYTLVGSSFSYCSLEGENVKWTDPLPECKEIACPSPPAIANGIILEQHDTYIYRQSITYKCEKGFTLVGGNSIHCTVKDGQGEWSGPPPECKDSSQISKVTPAVQKPTTVDVTATEAPSTPQKTSAVNVTATQNLAVPSTTTRFHTTSTSKGAVIIASGCTCITLTVWLMMLVTIG
- the CD55 gene encoding complement decay-accelerating factor isoform X18 codes for the protein MSPARRSAPTVLRLLGWLPVLLLLCPPAARGEWGSRDPARLGDCSHPPDVPNAQPTLGELTSFPKQTTVTYKCDEGFVKVPGKPDSVVCLENDKWSEVAEFCNRSCDVPPRLPFASLQNPYRNQNYFPAGSTVEYECRMGYRRDRSLSGTLTCLQNFTWSKPDEFCKKKACPTPGEIPNGHVKIQTDILFGAAISFSCNTGYTLVGSSFSYCSLEGENVKWTDPLPECKEIACPSPPAIANGIILEQHDTYIYRQSITYKCEKGFTLVGGNSIHCTVKDGQGEWSGPPPECKDSSQISKVTPAVQKPTTVDVTATEAPSTPQKTSAVNVTATQNLAVPSTTTRFHTTSTSKGAVIIASGCTEFCGERNAASIPG
- the CD55 gene encoding complement decay-accelerating factor isoform X26; its protein translation is MSPARRSAPTVLRLLGWLPVLLLLCPPAARGDCSHPPDVPNAQPTLGELTSFPKQTTVTYKCDEGFVKVPGKPDSVVCLENDKWSEVAEFCNRSCDVPPRLPFASLQNPYRNQNYFPAGSTVEYECRMGYRRDRSLSGTLTCLQNFTWSKPDEFCKKKACPTPGEIPNGHVKIQTDILFGAAISFSCNTGYTLVGSSFSYCSLEGENVKWTDPLPECKEIACPSPPAIANGIILEQHDTYIYRQSITYKCEKGFTLVGGNSIHCTVKDGQGEWSGPPPECKDSSQISKVTPAVQKPTTVDVTATEAPSTPQKTSAVNVTGAVIIASGCTCITLTVWLMMLVTIG